Below is a genomic region from Chloroflexota bacterium.
AACTCGAGTCGGCTGAACCGAAGCCGACCAAACACACCGACCTCAACCAGCTTGAGTGGAAGCTGACCCTCGACAAATCAGCCAAGCAAACCCTCCGCTTCGATTTCACCGTTGAATATCCGCGAGCGATGGAAGTCATCGGCCTGCCCTAATTCTCCAATTCTCTAATTCTCTCTAATCTCCTTCATGCCCAAACCCTCCCAACCCACTCAACCTCCCTCCGAGCGCGCCTTCCTCGTCGGCGTGCAACTGCGCGACAGCGACGATCTGTTTGGCGTCGAAGACTCGCTGGCCGAACTGGCCCTGCTGGCCGACACTGCCGGCATGGAAGTCGTCGGCGACCTCTACCAGAAGATTGACAAGCCCGATCCCAACACCTTTATCGGCTCCGGCAAAGTGATCGAACTCAAAGACTTCGTCGAAGAGACTCTGGCCGACACCGTGATCTTCGACGATGAGTTGTCGCCGCGCCACCAGCGCGAACTCGAAGGCATCCTGGGCGAGAAAGTCAAAGTGCTGGATCGCACCGCCCTCATCCTCGACATCTTTGCCCAGCACGCTCACACTCGCGAAGGCGCTTTGCAAGTGGAACTTGCCCAGTACGAATACCGTTTGCCGCGCCTCACCCGGCAGTGGACGCATTTGGCCCGGCAGGCCGGCGGCGCGGCCGGGCGGGGCGGCACAGGCGGCGTGGGCTTGCGCGGCCCCGGCGAAACTCAGCTTGAGGTAGACCGCCGCGAAATCTCGCGCAAGATCAGCTACTTGAAAAAGGAGTTGGAAAAAGTTCGCGCCCATCGCGGGCGCTATCGCGCCCAGCGCAAGCGGAGCGCCGTGCCGGTCGTCGCCATCGTCGGCTACACCAACGCCGGCAAGTCTACCCTGCTCAAGGCGCTGTCTAACGCCGAGGTGTACAT
It encodes:
- the hflX gene encoding GTPase HflX, producing the protein MPKPSQPTQPPSERAFLVGVQLRDSDDLFGVEDSLAELALLADTAGMEVVGDLYQKIDKPDPNTFIGSGKVIELKDFVEETLADTVIFDDELSPRHQRELEGILGEKVKVLDRTALILDIFAQHAHTREGALQVELAQYEYRLPRLTRQWTHLARQAGGAAGRGGTGGVGLRGPGETQLEVDRREISRKISYLKKELEKVRAHRGRYRAQRKRSAVPVVAIVGYTNAGKSTLLKALSNAEVYIADQLFATLDPTTRRVELPGGRAALFTDTVGFIQKLPTTLVAAFRATLEEIDEADLLLHVVDITHPNASEQAEAVRRTLEELEVHDIPVVTALNKIDRLPDFDSHDNPLAAYPNTVGISAAKRLGLGALLEHVQQALHETLAPLDVRVPYKDGQLISIFHEHGVIEKIEHEEKAVHIKGRIPSRLAARFTPYLIKAKRKRSEN